From the Halobacterium zhouii genome, the window CTTCCTGCGTGAAGTCGAAAAACGCTTCGTCGTCCGGCAGTTCGACGTCCAGGACGTCGAGGCTCCGGGGCTCCCCCTCGTGGTCGAACGCCCGCCAGCGGTCCGGGCCGTAGGGCGCGCCGAGGATGACGTGGACCTCGCCCTTCCCGAACATCGCGCGGTCGGCGTCAGACGGTGCGAGCACCCCGTTCGGGTGCGAGTGAATGCTTCCGACCGTGCGCATGTCGTTCGGGACCTGACTCGACCCGAACGTCGCGCTCACCGGGTTCGTCTCCGTGCCGGGAACCACCAGCACGTCCGTGATGACGTACCCCCTCTCGGCGACGCCGAGGTCGGACGCTGGCGTCGCTCGCAGCAGTCCGAGGTACTCGTTCGGGTGGGTGTCCTCTGCGGCCTCCGTGGCGAACTCGAGCGCCTCGGCGGCGATGCCGAGCACCGAGGGTTTCCCACCGAACACCATACGACGTGCATCGTCGTTCGCGTGTGTTGAGGCTTCCGGAACGCCGTCCACTCGGACTCTTTCGGCGCTGTCCACTCGGTCTTTTCCGGACGCCATCTACTTGGACTCCGGCACGTCGCCCACCCGGTTCCGGGACGCTACCCGTGCGCGCCTGTAAAGAGTTAAAAACGCCGAAGCCAAATTTCAGTGCAAGATGACTGCTACTGACGCTGCCGACGGGACCGAGGACCGGCCCGTCGTCGTTCGTCTCCACTCTGCCTGCACCGCGCAGGACGTTTCCGCCGGCGAACACTACCACGCGACCGTGAACGGCGTCGTCGAGTACGGGGTCTTCGTCGACGTCTCCGAGAACGTCTCCGGGCTCGTCCACGAGTCCACGTTCGACGGCGACCGTGACCTCGAAGTCGACGACGACGTCGTCGTCCACCTCACCGAGATCCGGGAGAACGGCGACCTGAGTTTCGAACTCGCAGAACCCGAGGAGTACGAGACCGAGGAGCGCGCCCACGACTACGAGCGGGTCGCCGCCGGCACCGTCGACGAACGCGTCGGCGACACCGTCCACGTCGAGGGCGAAGTCGTACAAATCAAGCAGACAAGCGGCCCCACAATCTTCCAGGTGCGCGACGAGACCATCGCCGTCCCCTGTACTGCCTTCGAGGAGGCCGGCGTTCGCGCCTACCCCGAAGTCGAGATCGGCGACGTAGTCCACGTCGAGGGTGAGGTCGAAGAGCGCGACGGAACCTACCAGGTCGAAGTGTCGACGCTCGACGTCCTGGACGGCGAGGCCGCCGCTACCGTCTCCGACCGCCTCGATGCTGCGCTCGCGGAGCGCTCGGAGCCAATCGACGTCGACCCGCTCGTCGACTGGCCGGCGCTCGCAGAGATGATGCCGGGTCTCGAATCGGTCGCCCGGGAACTCCGTCGCGCCGTCCTCGAGGGACGCCCGATCCGAATGCGCCACCACGCCGACGGCGACGGCATGTGCGCGAGTGTGCCGGTCCAGTACGCCCTCGAGAAGTTCATCGAGGACGCCCACCAGGACGTCGACGCGCCCCGGCACCTGCTCCGGCGCCTCCCCTCGAAGGCACCGTACTACGAGATGGAGGACGCCACGCGCGACCTCAACTTCGCGCTCGAGGACGAGGCCCGCCACGGACAGAAACTCCCGCTCGTCCTGATGTTGGACAACGGCAGCACGGAGGAGGACACGCCTGCCTACGAGACGCTCGACCACTACGACATCCCCATCGTGGTCGTCGACCACCACCACCCCGACCCCGAGGCGGTCGAGCCGTTCGTCGACGAACACGTCAACCCCTACCTCCACGGCGAGGACTACCGCATCACCACGGGGATGCTCTGTGTCGAACTCGCCCGGATGATCTACCCGGGACTCACCGAGGAACTCGAACACGTTCCCGCCGTCGCTGGCCTCTCGGACCGCTCGAAGGCCGACGAGATGGAGGACTACCTCGACCTCGCCCGCGACGCTGGCTACGACGAGTCGTTCCTCCAGGAGATCAGCGAAGCTCTCGACTACGAGGCGTACATGCTCCGCTACGACCCCGGGACGCACCTGATCAACGACGTGTTGAACGTCGACGGCGACGGGGACCGCCACCGAAACCTCGTGCCGTTCCTGGCCGACCGTGCGGAAGCCGACGTCGAGGAGCAACTCGACGCCGCGATGCCCCACGTCGAACACGAGCGCGTCGCGAACGGTGCGAACCTCTACCGCATCGACGTGGAGAACCACGCCCACCGATTCACGTACCCGGCGCCCGGCAAGACGACCGGCGAGATCCACGACCGCAAAGTCGAGGAGACCGGCGAACCCGTCATCACCATCGGCTACGGCCCGGACTTCGCGGTGCTGCGTTCCGACGGCGTGCGCCTCGACATCCCGACGATGGTCGAGGACCTGAACGAGGAACTGCCCGGCGCCGGCGTCTCCGGCGGCGGCCACCTCGTCGTCGGTTCCATCCGCTTCGTCCCGGGGATGCGCGAGGAGGTCCTCGACGCGCTCATCGAGAAGATGGCGGACGCGGAACTCGACGAAGAACTTCACAGCGCACCCAAGCGGTAGTTCCGGTTGTGGCTCAACGCTGGGTCCCCCCAGCGTCCGTACCGCGGAACTCGATTCTCGACGCACAGACGCCGGCAGTAACGACGACCGAAGCCACCACGCCGCTCAGTCCGATCGGGAGTCGCCACGCACCGCCGCGCCAGTCCGCGCGGAACGCCCGCTCGTAGTAGGTGGCGACCCGCTTGTCCTCGACCAGGACGACGACCTCGCGGTTCTCCGTCGCGGCGTGCTCGTTCCAGTTGAGGCTCCCGACGAGCGCGCGTTCGCCGTCGACGACGGCGCCCTTGACGTGGATTTTCTCGAAGCGCGAGCGCGGGTCGACGAGGGCCGCCCGCAGGTCGAGGTTCTCCTCAGCGGCGACCCGGTTGAGGCGCTGGGTCGTGTTCCGGTTCGACGCTTCGGTGTACCACGTCCCCGAGAGCAGCACGCGAACGCGGACGCCGCGTCGCGCCGCGTCGATGGTCCAGTTCACGAACGCGCTGTGCTCGTCCATGCTCACTTGCTCGACGAGCAGCGACTCGTCCGCGGACGCGACGAGTTTCCGGACGCCGCGCCGTGCGTTGTCAGGCGCGAGCAGCACGCGGACGCGCTCGGCGTTCGCGTGCACGGGCGGGAACCGCATCGGATACGTCTCGGTCGCTGGGTCCGACCCGACGAGCGTGACGTCCGGGCGGACCTCGCGCCACGACTCCGCGTCCGCCCAGCCAGTGTCCGCGCGGAACACGCGCGCGAGGTGGTCGGCGACGCGGCCGTCACGGACGGTCACGCCCCAGCCGCGGTTCGCGTGCCCGCCAGTCCCTGACGGCTTCCAGTTCTCGGAGAGCACCACGACGCGGTCGTCCGCGACGGCGTACTTCGGATGGTGGAAACTGTAGCGGGCGCGTTCGCCGTCGATGACGCGCACGTCGACGCCGGCGTCCGCGAGCGACGTGAGGCGTGCGGCCTCGGGTGCCGGGACGCCGCCAGCGACGCCGCCTTCCACGAGCACGCGCACGTCGACGCCGCGGCGGGCAGCCCGCACGAGCGCTCGCGTGACGCGTTCTGACGTGAGCGTGTACCCTGCGAGGTAGAGTCGCGTCTCTGCCCCGCGAACGGCAGCCAGCGGCCGCCCAGGGTCGTCTGGGAGCGTGAACGCCGATACGCTGACGTTCTCGGCGGTGAACGGTGGGAAGTCGGTCGCGCCGAGCGGCGTCCACGACTCGTTCGTCCACCGTTCGGCGGTCGGCGCGCTCGTGTACGTGACGTTCGCGACGGTTCGGCCGTCAGCCCGGAGCGCCACCCACTCGCCGGCGTTCGAGAGCGACAGCGACCCCTGGAGACCGACCACGCGTCTGTCGGTACGGTTGCGCGCGGTCACCGGGTCCGTCGAAAGAGCGACCGTTCCCGAGAGCGTTCGATTCGGAAGGGATGCGGCGGACTCTCCGTCGTCGAGCGCCCACCCCGTCGTGTTCGTCGGCTCCGAGAACTGGACGGTGACGAACTCCCCGACATCGCCGTCGGTCGCTGGATTGGGCGCGACGCCGACGATGGAGGTGGACGCGAGGAGCGCGACGAGCGCGAGACGGACCAGCACGCACCGGGTTGGTCCCGCTCTCGTATTTGAACTTTCGGCTCAGTACACTGCCAAGCGAATCGAGAGTGTAGGAGAGAACAGACTGCGACTGTGGCTGCGTCGGTCGTTACGCTGTGGCTTCCGCGGTATCGTCGTCGAGTGCGTCGACGGCCTTCTCAGCCTCCTGCTGGATGATGTACGAGCGCGCGTCGGCGTACTCGGCGGCGGCCTCGAGGGCACGCTCCGTGCCGATCTGGACGAGCGCCCACGCGGCCGACGTGCGCACCGTCTCCGAGTCGTCGTCAGCGAGCACGTCCGCGAGCGGGTCGATGGCGCGCGCGTCACCGATGAGGCCGAGCGAGCGCGCGGCCTGACTGCGCACGCCGTCGTTCTCCGCGACCAGTTGGTCCGCGACGGCCTGGGTGGTGTCCTCGCTACCGATCTCGCCGAGCGCCTTGATGGCGGTCTTCTGGAGCGAGGGGTTGCTGTCCGAGTCCACGTAGTCCTCGACGTGCTCGACACCGTCCTCGCTGCCGGTCTTCCCGACGATCTCGATGGCCATCTCGTCGCGGCGCGCGGCGCGCTGGCCGACCTCCTCCAGGGCCTCCTCGCTGCCGATGCGGCGGAGCGCCTCGAGGCAGTGGCGCTCCATGAACTCCGTGCCGCCCATGAGGTCGAGCACCAGGAGGATCATCTCGATGTTCTCGCGCTGCTCCCACTCCTTGAGCGCGGTCCACTCCGGCGGGAAGTCCTTGTGCTTCTGGTTGATGACGTCGTAGTACCCCTCCGCTTCGAGTTTCTGTCGGACGGAGAGGTCGTCCCAGCCCTGGGCGTCCTCGACGTCGGTGGTGAACTCGTCCGTCGCCTCGACCAGCGCCTCGACGGTGTCGGCGTCCTCGTCCGGGTCGAGGTTCGCGCTCTGGATGGCGTCGACGGCCGCGTCGAGGTCGTCTGCGAGCGCGTCCGTGTCTGGCTCATCCCCGCCCCCGAGCGACTCGTCGAGAATCTCGCTCACGTCGTCGAGGTACGCGCTCACCGCGTCCTGCAGGTCGCGTTCGCCCTGCTCGGTCCAGCGCGTATCCCGCATCGTGGATTGGGCGTCCTCGACGTCCGCAACGACGTCCTCGGCGTACGGCCCGCGCTGGGCTTCGAGGTCGTCGCGGAGGTCCGAGAGGCGGGACTCGAGTGTCTCCTGAGGGTCGTCCTCGTCGTCGTCCTCGGCCTCCGGGAGGTCGGCGGCCTCGATGTCGCTCTCGACGTCGTCGAGTTGGGCCTCTACGTCGTCGAGGTCGCTCTCGGTCTCGGCGCTCTCGAGGTCGGCTTCGGCGTCGTCGAGTCGGGCCGAAAGCGTCTCCTCGTCGAGTTTCTTCGCCGGCACGTCCGCCGATTCGGTGGCCGATTCCTCGGCTGTCTCATCGGGTTCCTCGTCCCCGTCGCTCATACGAGATTGTTCCGCCAGCGCGCCTATGAGCGTTTCCCTTCGGTCCGCCAGTAGAACTGCGGCGCGAGTGCGAGGTACGCGACCGCCCACGCCAGCAACGCGCGTGGGAAGACCCGGGAGAACACCACGGGGACGAGCACCGCGCCCGCCTGCACTGTACCCATCGCCAGCGCGTCCCTCGGGTAGAGGTCAGGGTACGTCACGGTTGAGACCATTAGCAGGCAGAGCACGGCCGCCGACGCGACGACGACCGTCGGGCCCGTGACGCCCGCGAGAACGCCTGCGGCAAGTAGCGTCGCGGCGAGCGTGGTCGGGACGCCCTCGGTGTGATCGTTCCCGGTGTCGTAGGCGGTGTACATCCCGAGGCGCACCACGCCCGCGGCGACGAACAGCGCGCCGACGCCCACGGCGACCGTCGAACGGACGCCGTCGTACCCCCACTCGTTCGTCGCTAGCGTCACGACGACGAACGCTGGCGCGACGCTGAACGACGCGACGTCGGCCAGCGAGTCCAGGTGCTCGCCCGCCGCCGTGCCGCCGTATCGGCGCGCGAGCAGGCCGTCGAGTCCGTCCGCGATGGCCGCCAGCAGAACCAGTCGCGCGGCCAGTTCGGGGTCGACCGTCGCCGCGACCACCGCCACGAATCCAACCCCCGCGTTCGCCGCTGTGACGGCGTCCGCGATGCCAAGGCGTCCGGCGAATCGGGGGCGCATATCCGCACATGACTGCAGGCGTCCTTACGTGTTTACATCCCGGACTCGGCGCACCGCGACGGTGTCGCTACTGGTCGACTGTCGCTCGTCCACTGTACCGACTGTCGCTCGTTCGCCGCGCCGACCCTCCTCTGAGCGAACATTCGACCGCCGTACCAAGCCGCCTAAATGGACGCCGTTCGGAGACTCACGCATGCACCGCCGGACGTTCCTCGCCACAGGGTCCGCGACCGCGCTCGCAGCGGTCGCCGGCTGCATCGGGCCGTCGTTCGCGGAATCGGAGTACGACATCGGGATGCAGTCCAACGCCTTCCTGCCCGACGACCCCGTAGCGGGTGCCGACCGCCCGACGTTCGAAGCCGCCGTGGGGGACACCGTCATCTGGGCGAACACGGGTTCACGGAACCACACCGTCACTGCCTACGGAAGTGGTATTCCAGACGACGCGGCGTACTTCGCGTCAGGCGGTTTCGACTCCGAGCAGGCCGCCCGCGACGCGTGGAGCGAACACATCGCCGACGCTGGCAACGTCAGCCCCGGCGAGACGTACGAACACACCTTCGAGGTGCCGGGCGACTACCACTACTTCTGCATCCCCCACGAGTCGGCGGGGATGATCGGGAAGGTCGTCGTCACCGAGTGACGCCGCCTCCGCCGCTCCGATAGCCGTCGTTCCGATACCCGTCGCCTCGATAGCCGTCGTTCCGATACCCGTCGCCTCGATAGCCGTCGTTCCGATACCCGTCGCCTCGATAGCCGTCGTTCCGATACCCGTCGCTCCGATAGCAGTCGCTCCGGTACGGTGGTTCTGACTACAAGCGCGAGAAAATGGGTTCGTCGAAGAGGTTACTCTTCGTCGTCCTCGACGTCCACGGAGGTCTCCTCCTCTTCGTGGACCTCCTCGGGGTGTGCCTCGAGGGTCGTCTTCTGGACCTCGACGCGGCGGACCGGGTAGATTGTCTTGGCCTCGCTGTAGATCGCCGACGAGAGACGGCCCTCGACGATGGAGTCGATGAGGCCCTCGAACGTGCGGTCCTCTGCGGCCTCCTCCACGAGGTCGATCATCGTGCGGCGGATGGCCTTCTGCTGGCTCTGGTCGGCCTGCTGGGTCGTGTACGCGACCGGCTGTACCTTCACGCGGTAGTCGTCCGTCGTGAGGAGCACAATGGTCGCGGAGATCTTCGAGGACCCGCGGCGCACCAGACTGCGCTTGTAATCCCGGGTGAGTTCGGCCTTCTGGAACTCCGTGTGCGCGGAGTCACCGCCGACGTCGTTCACCTGGAATTTGAGTTTGACGTTGTTCTCGCCGCCCTCCGTGAGGTCGCCGAGCGTCGTCTCGATGGTTCGGTTGTACACCTGTTCGGGTTCGTCAGCGGGGGTTTCACCGAGCTCCTGCCGGTCGAACTGCTCCGGCGCGAGCACCGTGTACCACCGCTTCTCCTGGTTCTGCTTGGATACTGAACGTTCGCTCATGGTTCGTGTGTCGTGTGTCGGTTGGCGTGCTGTGCAACTTCGACTGCCACCGTGAGGTTCACCACGTAGTCGTCGACGGTCGAGTGCAGGCCGCTCGTGTCCTCGCGCTCGATGCGCGTAACGACTGAGCCGGTCTCCACTCGCGTCTCCATCTCGGACGTGTTGTCCGGACGAACCGCCGCGGCGACGAGTTCGGGATTCTCCACGTCCGTGCGGACGGTCGCTGTGCGCGTCATAGCGCCTCCCGGACGCCCGATACGAGCGCGTCCTCGTCGTCGTATTCGGTGACGGCGAGCGTTCGCGTGCCCGCGCCACCCGGCGATTCATCGGCGCTCCCGAGTACGTCTCGCGCGTTCGCGTCCGTCGTCGCGAGTGCGGCAATTCGGTCCCCGACGACGAGCGCCGCCGACTCCGGCGATCGGTAGTCACGTAGGAGGCGCGCGACGGTCGGCTGTGCGTCCTCGACGCGCGCGGTGACCACGCCCCGGTGCCGGGACAGGTCTGCCGAGCGAACTGCTCGATGGGCCGCCACCGCGTGGTCGCGCCACGCGTCGAGGGCCGCCGAGCGACCGAGGTTGCCGAGCGCGAACGCCGTTCCGAGACCCGGGGCGTCCCAGGCCAGCGCGGCGAGCACGTCGGCGTACCCCTCGGCCGTCTCGAACGGGCCGTCGGAAGTGACGTGCGGGCGAAGGACGGCCGACACCGCGTCGGCCGCGTGCTCGGTCGCCTTCCCCGGCGTTCCGGCCGTCGCGTCGTCGACAGCGTCGAGCGCGACGGCGGACGCGAGTCGGCGGCGCGCCGACTCGTCGAGTTCCGCCGGCAGGTCGAGTTCGGCGAGCGTCGCGCCCGCCGCCTGCTCGTCCCCCGAGAACGACGCGACCACGCGCGTCGAGTGCGCGAGCCCCGTCGCGAGGTCCGCGGTCGGGATTCCGACGCCGGGACGGCGCTCCACGTTCGCCGCGTCGCGCACCGCACTCGACGGCTCGACGCCGTCGGCAAGCGCGCCAGCGAACGCGAGCACCGGGTCCGGCGACCCGCCGAGTTCGCGGGCCGTCTCGAACGCCGTGTTCGGCGCGTCCGAGCCGAGCACCGCGTCGGCGTCGAACGCGCCGTCTGTGGACTTCGTGGTGGACGCCTCGAATCCGATCGCAACGTGGGTCGCATCCGGTCCGTCCGACGCTGGCGTCCGGGAGACGCGCACCTGGTAGGGTACGTCGCGCTCCGCGCACGCCGTCGCGAGCATCGCGGCGGCCGCGAGGCTCCCGCCGGTCGGCGCCGCCGTCACGCGAACGAACGTCGCGCTCGACAGCACCGACGCGGCATCGGCGTCGGTCGGTTCGGCAGTGCGGCCCGTCGTCGCCATCTATTCGAGTCGTTCGGCCGCGTCCTCGTAGGAGTACTCGAACTCCGAATCGATCTTGTCGCCGCGGTAGTACTCCGCGAGGCGACGGATCTTCGACTCGGTGTTCTGAAGCGCGCGACGGTTCTGGTGGTCCTGGCCGTTGTCCTCCATGTGCTCGTTCAGGCGGACAGCCTTCTCCATGAGGTTGCGGAGGTCCTCGGGCAGGTCACCGTCTGCGTCGTTCTCCTCCAGGATCTCGGTGACCTTCTTCCCGGTCGCGAGTTTGACGTCGGGAACTGCCGTGCCCTGAACGCCCTCGTCGCGCAGTTTCAGACCGATCTGTGCGGGGTCGTACCCCTCCTCGGCCAGTTCCACGACGCGGTCCTCGATGGCGTCCGCGTCGACGTCGCTCCACTCCGGTGGTTCGTCTGCCGTCGGGCGGTCCGAACCGGACGACCCGCGACGGCGTGTGTGCATTCGTGCCATTGTTCGGATTGGAACTACACGAAACGCTGTACGGCGCTCTCGCGCCGCGACACTACCGCAGTCCCAAGCCACGCCAGCCCGATTCGAAGCGAACCAGGCGAGTCGCGCGGCACGTCAGATCTGCGGCCGTGTGGCTCCCTACGGCCAGCAAGTCGCGCCGGCACGTAAAGGGTTTCCATCTGCGTCGCGCTCTCAATCGCGGGGTTTATCATTCACCCACGGGTACGAACGGATGCAGACGAGGGCTCGTAGATCAGTGGTAGATCATCCCCCTGGCACGGGGAAGGCCTCGGGTTCAAATCCCGACGAGTCCATTTCCTTTCGCTCACTTCGTTCGCTCCAGTCAATGGACTCGTCGACCTTCGCGAACGCTCCGCGTTCGCTCAGTCCCGACGAGTCTAGGGCATTCATGAGTAAGGGGTGTGGCTAAGGCCACCAAAATTCAAAACACTCCGCACCGCTGTCCGCCAGAACAGCGGACACACCGGGTACAAGCTACGGAGGTTCGATGCTGTCCCTCGGGGTAAAGCGCTAGAAAAATGCCGCGTTTCCGAGAAGATACGCCCCAGCAAGGGCCTGCGCCATAGAGAGAAAAAGAACACCCTGGCCAAGACCTTTAGCCGAAAAGTCTGGACTTGTCCATATTACACTAAAATTTCCGTCTCGAAGAGCTGCCTCACCTGACTCGTCCATTTTCGCGTTCTGTCCGACCATATAGTATTGGATAGAAATGGGGCGTTGGATGTTTAGATCGTGGTTTATCCCCTCGTTACTGATATTCTCGATTGCTCTCTCTGCTCTTGTTCGAAGCACTCCAGCTGATTGCCGTTCAACGTAGTGGGTTAGTATTGCAAATCCGAGGACAAACGACGCTATCCCCCAAGTAGGCATATTAGGCCTAATTTGAGTGGGTCGTCGAGAACGTTGATTGCTGCACCACCAAATACTGGGGGAAAAATAACAAATAGATAGTATGAGTTATGGAGGAGTTGGTGTCGAGTTCGGTATTCTTCACCCGCCTGTTCATACTCTGTTAAAATCAGACTAAGTTGGTCTTCATCTGTCATCGCTTCTGTGGATACATACTGTCCACTTTAACCTATTTGCAGAGCCCGGTTTGACCTGAGTTTACAACCATCGCACGAGGTTACGCACGCCGAGAATCCATTCCTGAATATGCACACGAGACGCGCTCGGTCGCGCACACATCTCGCGTCACCGATGACGACGCTCATCGTCGTTTCGCGGTCGCCGAAACCGAGGCGACTACGAGTAATGTCGTGCTCAGACGACCTGTCCTCCGGCTAAGTAGAGCAGTTCGAAGAGCAGCCTGACGGCTGTCAGCCTGACTAAGATTTTTCTACCCCGGAGTTGCAGCTATCGTCATGGCCCAGCAGCGAGTCCGAGTTCTCGGTGCAATCGTGGGCCGGTACGGAGTTCTCTATCCCGGCCTTGCAGTAGCGGGGGCGTACGCCGTGAGTACGCAGGTCGGGGCCACGTTCGGCACGGTGCTGTTCTACGTGTTCGCAGGGGCCGCCATCCTCACTGGATTCGGGGCGGCCAGTAGCGGCCCCTCGATGGTTGCGGACTCCGTTGGCGATGTCGCCGCCCTCATGGACGACCCGTCGGTCTCAGACCCAGATTTCCGGGCTGACCGCGTGGAGCGGTGGGGGAACACGGCTCTGGTCAAACTGGTGTTGTTCACTCTCGGTCTCATGGTGGCACTGACTGGCCTGACGGTTGGGAACCTATAGAGAGCACTGTTCAGATACGGTTTTTGTCGCACTGTCTGGCGATCTGCACGGAGGAACAGCGGCCAGTCGATCTGCACGTCGCAACCTGGCATTCCATTCCAACGGCAAATGAAGAACTCGCGCTAGCAACCGCTGTCAGAGAACTGCAGAAATGGGAATCTTAGCCCGTTGCGGCCCGAGATGGTCGCCGCCACCGTGCCCTCGAACCGTCGGCAGTCGGGACGCTTGATGCCGCCCATGTGTGAGCACCTGCACGCCTCTCCCGCGAATCCAGTACACCGCGAACACGTAGTACCCGCCTTCTCGCTGTAGCTTCTCGTGGTACTGGCGGTAGATTTTGAACGTCCCTGGCTGGCCGTCGGCGCATCCGTGCACCGCCATCTCGTACTCGTGAGGCGTCGCTCACTTCAGGGCTGTTCCGCCGACTGATTGACCCACACGGTCAGCGTGTCGAAGTACGGCGCGACTTTCACGATGATGTTCTCGATGTCCGGCGCGGTTTCGGTGCCGACGCTCACCGTCGCCTGATTCTGCTGTTGGTTCGTGTAGAAGTTGTCGACGCCGAGCGTGGCGGTGACGCGGTACTGCTTCCGGTCGCCGGTAAACACCTCTTCCCACTCCTTCTCTTTGCCCGGTTCGATTTCCGCCGTTTTCTCGAAAATCAGTTCGCTGCCGCCCAGCGGACTCGCTTTCACCGTCACCGTATGCGTCTGGTCCATCTCGTTCAGGAGCAAAATTCCGTAGGAGTCGTTCCCGGCATCCGGATCGCTCGAACCACCGCCGAGAAGGCCGCTGCAGCCCGCGAGCGCCGTCGTCGCGAGAACGCTACCGCTCTGGAGGACGTTCCGCCGCGTTGGATTCGGCACCATCGTTGCACTCTTGTTCGAGAACTATAACTTAGTTCTTTGGCGTGAAGATAGAACGAGCGCAAGCGGGCGTCGGGCGCTGAGCGCGGGAGACCGTGTGTGTCACTTCCGCTCTTCGAGACACCAGTGACAGAAGTCGACGCCGTCGATGGTCTCTCGCGTGCACGCGTCGCAGACGCGGTTCGACCGGTCGGCGAGCGAGGCAACGGTGTCGACAGTTGCGGCGAGTCGGAGCGCGAGCGCGACGCCGGCGAGCGCCACGACGACCTGGAGTTCGGAGACGGGAGCGGGGAGCATCGCGAGCACGCCGGCCCGGAACCCCCAGCCGGGAAGCACGAAGGCCGTCGTGAGGACGCCGACGGGGAGCCAGAGGCAGACGCGGCGCCACGCACCGAGGAAGACGTGTCCGAGTCCGGGCGTGAGAAGGGAGAGCGTGGCGACGAGTCTTCGTGGGTGCGGTTCGTCGGGCATCGGCGGTGACTCGCGTGGGACCAGTAGTGAACATTTCGCTCCTGGGTGGGAGTGGCCAGCAGCCGGTAACGTCGCGTCACCACCACCATCAACCAGCAATATTCGCCAGGATAATCTCTCCGGCCGGGAAAATTATCAAACGAACAGAACGTATTTCACGGCCAACCGCAATGTACAATCATGGACGATTCGCGCATCGAGACGCTCGCGGTCGGGCACGGCGAGGACCCCGGGGAAACACACCGCGGCGACGTGGTTTCGCCGATCCACCTCGCGTCGACGTTCGCGCTCCCCGAACTCGACGCCGACCTCAGTCTCGAGGACGTCGACCCTGCAGACGGCCAGTTTCTCTACTCCCGACTCAACAATCCGACACGACACGCGCTCGAACAGCGACTCGCCGCGCTCGAGGGCGGCGACCACGGGTTCGCGTTCGCGTCCGGCACCTCCGCCATCGCTACGGCGGCGATGGCCTGCGTCGAACCCGGCGACCACGTCGTCGCGTTCGACGACCTCTACGCCGGCACTCGACGGATGTTCGAGACGCTCCTGCGCGACCGCTTCGACGTCGACGTCTCGTTCGTGGACGCCACCGACCCCGAGAACGTCGCGGACGCGCTCCGCCCGGAGACCACGCTCGTCTGGATGGAGACGCCGACGAATCCGCT encodes:
- a CDS encoding Mov34/MPN/PAD-1 family protein, whose protein sequence is MVFGGKPSVLGIAAEALEFATEAAEDTHPNEYLGLLRATPASDLGVAERGYVITDVLVVPGTETNPVSATFGSSQVPNDMRTVGSIHSHPNGVLAPSDADRAMFGKGEVHVILGAPYGPDRWRAFDHEGEPRSLDVLDVELPDDEAFFDFTQEDIDEELE
- a CDS encoding DHH family phosphoesterase; its protein translation is MTATDAADGTEDRPVVVRLHSACTAQDVSAGEHYHATVNGVVEYGVFVDVSENVSGLVHESTFDGDRDLEVDDDVVVHLTEIRENGDLSFELAEPEEYETEERAHDYERVAAGTVDERVGDTVHVEGEVVQIKQTSGPTIFQVRDETIAVPCTAFEEAGVRAYPEVEIGDVVHVEGEVEERDGTYQVEVSTLDVLDGEAAATVSDRLDAALAERSEPIDVDPLVDWPALAEMMPGLESVARELRRAVLEGRPIRMRHHADGDGMCASVPVQYALEKFIEDAHQDVDAPRHLLRRLPSKAPYYEMEDATRDLNFALEDEARHGQKLPLVLMLDNGSTEEDTPAYETLDHYDIPIVVVDHHHPDPEAVEPFVDEHVNPYLHGEDYRITTGMLCVELARMIYPGLTEELEHVPAVAGLSDRSKADEMEDYLDLARDAGYDESFLQEISEALDYEAYMLRYDPGTHLINDVLNVDGDGDRHRNLVPFLADRAEADVEEQLDAAMPHVEHERVANGANLYRIDVENHAHRFTYPAPGKTTGEIHDRKVEETGEPVITIGYGPDFAVLRSDGVRLDIPTMVEDLNEELPGAGVSGGGHLVVGSIRFVPGMREEVLDALIEKMADAELDEELHSAPKR
- a CDS encoding phospholipase D-like domain-containing protein, whose translation is MLVRLALVALLASTSIVGVAPNPATDGDVGEFVTVQFSEPTNTTGWALDDGESAASLPNRTLSGTVALSTDPVTARNRTDRRVVGLQGSLSLSNAGEWVALRADGRTVANVTYTSAPTAERWTNESWTPLGATDFPPFTAENVSVSAFTLPDDPGRPLAAVRGAETRLYLAGYTLTSERVTRALVRAARRGVDVRVLVEGGVAGGVPAPEAARLTSLADAGVDVRVIDGERARYSFHHPKYAVADDRVVVLSENWKPSGTGGHANRGWGVTVRDGRVADHLARVFRADTGWADAESWREVRPDVTLVGSDPATETYPMRFPPVHANAERVRVLLAPDNARRGVRKLVASADESLLVEQVSMDEHSAFVNWTIDAARRGVRVRVLLSGTWYTEASNRNTTQRLNRVAAEENLDLRAALVDPRSRFEKIHVKGAVVDGERALVGSLNWNEHAATENREVVVLVEDKRVATYYERAFRADWRGGAWRLPIGLSGVVASVVVTAGVCASRIEFRGTDAGGTQR
- a CDS encoding HEAT repeat domain-containing protein, with translation MSDGDEEPDETAEESATESADVPAKKLDEETLSARLDDAEADLESAETESDLDDVEAQLDDVESDIEAADLPEAEDDDEDDPQETLESRLSDLRDDLEAQRGPYAEDVVADVEDAQSTMRDTRWTEQGERDLQDAVSAYLDDVSEILDESLGGGDEPDTDALADDLDAAVDAIQSANLDPDEDADTVEALVEATDEFTTDVEDAQGWDDLSVRQKLEAEGYYDVINQKHKDFPPEWTALKEWEQRENIEMILLVLDLMGGTEFMERHCLEALRRIGSEEALEEVGQRAARRDEMAIEIVGKTGSEDGVEHVEDYVDSDSNPSLQKTAIKALGEIGSEDTTQAVADQLVAENDGVRSQAARSLGLIGDARAIDPLADVLADDDSETVRTSAAWALVQIGTERALEAAAEYADARSYIIQQEAEKAVDALDDDTAEATA
- a CDS encoding protein sorting system archaetidylserine synthase (This PssA-like phosphatidyltransferase, along with a PssD-like decarboxylase, is required in Haloarchaea for the archaeosortase ArtA to replace the PGF-CTERM sorting signal with a C-terminal lipid anchor.), producing the protein MRPRFAGRLGIADAVTAANAGVGFVAVVAATVDPELAARLVLLAAIADGLDGLLARRYGGTAAGEHLDSLADVASFSVAPAFVVVTLATNEWGYDGVRSTVAVGVGALFVAAGVVRLGMYTAYDTGNDHTEGVPTTLAATLLAAGVLAGVTGPTVVVASAAVLCLLMVSTVTYPDLYPRDALAMGTVQAGAVLVPVVFSRVFPRALLAWAVAYLALAPQFYWRTEGKRS
- a CDS encoding plastocyanin/azurin family copper-binding protein, which encodes MHRRTFLATGSATALAAVAGCIGPSFAESEYDIGMQSNAFLPDDPVAGADRPTFEAAVGDTVIWANTGSRNHTVTAYGSGIPDDAAYFASGGFDSEQAARDAWSEHIADAGNVSPGETYEHTFEVPGDYHYFCIPHESAGMIGKVVVTE